From one Lolium rigidum isolate FL_2022 chromosome 4, APGP_CSIRO_Lrig_0.1, whole genome shotgun sequence genomic stretch:
- the LOC124649878 gene encoding uncharacterized protein LOC124649878 codes for MMSSPASTHLLRSTAAVPLLPRRASLQLSCAASGAVARRRNGRLEVVRAASAEVAEPAAATPYTTESLVLYFKAEGTMEERAIPKITQALEGVEGVTDLEVLIEEGIGSVVLTKATTVQATGVASNLVEAIQGVGFKLQTLSLSFEDFDKADAAAVPAENADDQVSE; via the exons ATGATGTCGTCGCCGGCCTCCACCCACCTCCTCCGCTCCACCGCCGCGGTTCCCCTCCTCCCTCGCCGCGCTTCCCTCCAGCTTTCCTGCGCTGCCAGCGGAGCTGTGGCTAGGAGACGGAACGGCCGCCTGGAGGTAGTCCGCGCGGCCAGTGCGGAGGTGGCCGAGCCCGCCGCTGCAACGCCCTACACTACCGAGTCCCTCGTCCTCTACTTCAAGGCCGAGGGCACCATGGAGGAGAGGGCCATTCCCAAGATCACCCAAGCTCTCGAG GGGGTGGAAGGCGTCACTGACCTGGAGGTGCTCATCGAAGAAGGCATCGGAAGTGTTGTG TTAACAAAAGCGACAACAGTGCAAGCTACTGGAGTCGCCTCAAACCTGGTGGAAGCCATCCAGGGAGTTGGTTTCAAACTACAAACGCTTAGCCTCAGCTTCGAGGACTTTGATAAGGCGGATGCCGCTGCTGTCCCAGCAGAAAACGCAGATGACCAAGTTAGTGAGTGA
- the LOC124649880 gene encoding superoxide dismutase [Mn] 3.4, mitochondrial, whose amino-acid sequence MALRTLASKKTLAAALGAARPLATRGVATFTLPDLPYDYGALEPAISGEIMRLHHQKHHATYVANYNKALEQLDAAVSKGDASAVVQLQGAIKFNGGGHVNHSIFWKNLKPANEGGGEPPHGKLGWAIDEDFGSFDKLVKKMNVEGAALQGSGWVWLALDKEAKKLSVETTANQDPLVTKGANLIPLLGIDVWEHAYYLQYKNVRPDYLNNIWKVVNWKYAGEEYENVAV is encoded by the exons ATGGCGCTCCGCACATTGGCCTCGAagaaaaccctagcggcggcgctcGGCGCCGCCAGGCCGCTGGCGACGAGGGGGGTGGCGACGTTCACGCTCCCCGACCTCCCGTACGACTACGGCGCGCTGgagccggccatctccggcgagatCATGCGCCTGCACCACCAGAAGCACCACGCCACCTACGTTGCCAACTACAACAAGGCGCTCGAGCAGCTTGACGCCGCTGTCTCTAAGGGCGACGCTTCCGCCGTCGTCCAACTCCAGGGCGCCATCAAGTTCAACGGCGGCG GTCATGTGAACCATTCAATCTTCTGGAAGAACCTCAAGCCTGCTAAT GAGGGTGGGGGTGAGCCACCTCATGGCAAACTTGGCTGGGCCATTGATGAGGACTTCGGTTCTTTTGACAAGCTTGTAAAGAAGATGAATGTGGAGGGTGCTGCTTTACAAGGATCTGGATGGGTG TGGCTGGCGTTGGATAAAGAGGCAAAAAAGCTTTCAGTTGAAACTACTGCTAATCAG GACCCTCTGGTGACTAAAGGAGCAAATCTGATTCCTTTGTTGGGGATTGATGTCTGGGAGCACGCGTACTACCTGCAG TACAAAAATGTCAGGCCAGACTACTTGAACAACATCTGGAAGGTGGTGAactggaaatatgctggcgaaGAATACGAAAATGTGGCTGTGTGA